The Actinomadura sp. WMMB 499 genome includes a window with the following:
- a CDS encoding NADP-dependent oxidoreductase codes for MRAIAVSEYGATPALTYLPRPEPGPGELLVKLIAAGLNPYDWRAADGMLKDTADATFPLVLGADGAGVVEDAGEGVTRLRHGEQVYGFFSDLERGRGSYAEYAVVPVDGPVARMPASMIYTRAAAVPTACAAALDVVERAGLGEGRTVLIAGATGGVGRAAVQLAARAGAEVVATARADADAAVRRLGAAHTVDHTAGDLGAQVLAACPAGLDALIVTAGDTARTTALARLLRPGGTCVSTVWTVDPDAMAEHGLHGVNVDGAPTAGTLERLADLIDAGELSVHIEREAPLEAAPDALARNRAGGARGKTVLRIL; via the coding sequence ATGCGAGCCATCGCCGTGTCCGAGTACGGCGCCACACCGGCGCTCACCTACCTGCCGCGCCCCGAGCCCGGCCCCGGCGAGCTCCTGGTGAAGCTGATCGCCGCCGGACTGAACCCGTACGACTGGCGGGCCGCCGACGGCATGCTCAAGGACACCGCCGACGCCACGTTCCCGCTCGTCCTCGGGGCCGACGGCGCCGGCGTCGTCGAGGACGCCGGCGAGGGCGTCACCCGGCTGCGGCACGGCGAGCAGGTCTACGGGTTCTTCTCCGACCTCGAGCGCGGCCGCGGCTCGTACGCCGAGTACGCCGTCGTCCCGGTGGACGGCCCCGTCGCCCGCATGCCCGCGAGCATGATCTACACGCGGGCCGCGGCGGTCCCGACCGCGTGCGCCGCCGCCCTCGACGTCGTCGAACGGGCCGGGCTCGGCGAGGGCCGCACCGTCCTCATCGCGGGCGCCACCGGCGGCGTCGGGCGGGCCGCCGTCCAGCTCGCCGCCCGCGCCGGCGCCGAGGTCGTCGCCACCGCCCGTGCCGACGCGGACGCGGCGGTGCGCCGCCTCGGCGCCGCGCACACCGTCGACCACACCGCCGGCGACCTCGGCGCCCAGGTCCTCGCCGCCTGCCCCGCCGGCCTCGACGCCCTCATCGTCACCGCCGGGGACACCGCCCGGACCACCGCGCTTGCCCGCCTGCTGCGCCCCGGCGGCACCTGCGTCAGCACCGTCTGGACCGTCGACCCGGACGCGATGGCCGAGCACGGCCTGCACGGCGTCAACGTCGACGGCGCCCCCACCGCCGGGACGCTCGAACGGCTCGCCGACCTCATCGACGCCGGTGAGCTGAGCGTCCACATCGAGCGCGAGGCGCCCCTGGAGGCCGCCCCGGACGCCCTCGCCCGCAACCGCGCGGGCGGCGCCCGCGGCAAGACCGTCCTGCGCATCCTGTGA
- a CDS encoding cell wall metabolism sensor histidine kinase WalK, translating into MHRPLSWVLRPHPEIRVRVTLSAVLAALVLTTAVYTILLVTMRRDATENVYEELDREARRLVTVVRSGVLGDQGRIFAQEGNLLQVTDSRGRVVANSDDMRGQPALPIRPPPPGDDRRSGRACHLDLPGARCFLYVEYRVDVRPSPRYAYALAPEPSLLPRPLAAGLMGLAIPFLTGLAGYGTWYTVGRAWRPVDAIRRELDEITVTDLERRVPVPGKRDEVALLAESVNATLDRLEKAVARQRGFVSDVSHELRSPLAGLRMELELALADPEATDLTETLRALLTNTDRVAAVADDLLALARLDSDGNFQREPADLAELTDQEVLRRPRRHRVTVFSEGPVVVHGGRAELARLLTNLLDNADRHASREVTVIVRTEAASAVLEMVDDGPGIAPQDRERVFERFTRLAEGRHQDAGGTGLGLAISRDIAEAHGGTLVLADRTDGQEGARFVLRLPLPRAGTRSAR; encoded by the coding sequence GTGCACCGGCCGCTCTCGTGGGTCCTGCGTCCGCACCCGGAGATCCGGGTGCGCGTGACGCTGTCGGCCGTCCTGGCGGCGCTCGTCCTGACCACGGCGGTGTACACGATCTTGCTTGTGACCATGCGGCGGGACGCCACCGAGAACGTCTACGAGGAACTCGACCGGGAGGCCCGGCGGCTCGTCACGGTCGTCCGCTCGGGGGTCTTGGGCGACCAGGGCCGGATCTTCGCGCAGGAGGGCAACCTGCTGCAGGTCACGGACTCGCGGGGACGGGTCGTCGCGAACAGCGACGACATGCGGGGCCAACCGGCGCTGCCGATCCGGCCGCCGCCCCCGGGCGACGACCGCAGGAGCGGGCGCGCCTGCCATCTCGACCTGCCGGGCGCGCGGTGCTTCCTGTACGTGGAGTACCGCGTGGACGTCCGGCCGAGCCCCAGGTACGCGTACGCGCTGGCGCCAGAGCCCTCGCTGCTGCCGCGCCCGCTGGCGGCGGGGCTGATGGGGCTGGCGATCCCGTTCCTCACGGGGCTCGCCGGATACGGCACCTGGTACACCGTGGGGCGCGCGTGGCGGCCGGTGGACGCGATCCGGCGGGAGCTGGACGAGATCACGGTGACGGACCTGGAGCGGCGGGTGCCGGTGCCGGGCAAGCGGGACGAGGTGGCGCTGCTCGCGGAGAGCGTGAACGCGACGCTGGACCGGCTGGAGAAGGCGGTGGCGCGGCAGCGCGGGTTCGTGTCGGACGTGTCGCACGAGCTGCGCAGCCCGCTGGCGGGGCTGCGGATGGAGCTGGAGCTGGCGCTCGCCGACCCGGAGGCGACGGACCTGACGGAGACCCTGCGGGCACTGCTGACGAACACCGACCGGGTGGCGGCGGTGGCGGACGACCTGCTGGCGCTGGCACGGCTGGATTCGGACGGGAACTTCCAGCGCGAGCCCGCGGACCTGGCGGAGCTGACCGACCAGGAGGTGCTGCGCCGCCCGCGCCGCCACCGGGTGACGGTGTTCTCCGAGGGGCCCGTCGTGGTGCACGGCGGGCGCGCCGAGCTGGCGCGGCTGCTGACGAACCTGCTGGACAACGCGGACCGGCACGCGTCCCGCGAGGTGACGGTGATCGTGCGGACCGAGGCGGCGTCGGCGGTGCTGGAGATGGTGGACGACGGGCCGGGGATCGCCCCGCAGGACCGGGAGCGGGTGTTCGAGCGGTTCACCCGGCTGGCCGAGGGGCGCCATCAGGACGCGGGCGGCACCGGCCTCGGCCTGGCGATCTCCCGGGACATCGCGGAGGCGCACGGGGGCACGCTGGTGCTGGCGGACCGGACGGACGGGCAGGAGGGCGCGCGGTTCGTGCTGCGCCTCCCGCTGCCGCGCGCGGGCACCCGGTCGGCGCGCTGA
- the eno gene encoding phosphopyruvate hydratase produces the protein MSSINAVLAREILDSRGNPTVEVEVLLDDGTEAQAAVPSGASTGQFEAVELRDGGERYGGKGVRNAVKAVNDTIDEKLVGWEAADQRLIDQRLIDLDGTPAKSALGANAILGVSLAVAKAAAESAGLPLFRYVGGPNAHLLPVPMMNILNGGAHADTNVDVQEFMIAPIGASTFAEAVRWGAETYHALKKVLKAKGLNTGLGDEGGFAPELPSNRDALDLIMEAIRQAGFTPGRDIALALDVAATEFHADGQYTFEGTKRSADDMAAYYGELLTEYPLVSIEDPLDEEDWTGWEGLTAAVGDRVQLVGDDLFVTNPERLARGIKSGAANALLVKVNQIGTLSETLDAVSLAQTSGFRCMMSHRSGETEDTTIADLAVATNCGQIKTGAPARSDRVAKYNQLLRIEELLDDAARYAGAAAFPRFTPRG, from the coding sequence GTGTCGTCCATCAACGCCGTACTCGCCCGGGAGATCCTCGACTCCCGCGGCAACCCGACCGTGGAGGTCGAGGTACTGCTCGATGACGGGACCGAGGCGCAGGCCGCGGTGCCGAGCGGTGCGTCCACCGGGCAGTTCGAGGCGGTGGAGCTGCGCGACGGCGGCGAGCGGTACGGCGGCAAGGGCGTGCGGAACGCGGTCAAGGCCGTCAACGACACGATCGACGAGAAGCTCGTCGGGTGGGAGGCGGCCGACCAGCGGCTGATCGACCAGCGGCTGATCGACCTGGACGGGACGCCGGCGAAGTCGGCGCTCGGCGCGAACGCGATCCTCGGGGTGAGCCTGGCGGTGGCGAAGGCCGCGGCCGAGTCGGCGGGGCTGCCGCTGTTCCGCTACGTGGGCGGGCCGAACGCGCACCTGCTGCCGGTGCCGATGATGAACATCCTGAACGGCGGTGCGCACGCCGACACGAACGTGGACGTCCAGGAGTTCATGATCGCGCCGATCGGGGCGTCGACGTTCGCCGAGGCGGTGCGGTGGGGCGCGGAGACCTACCACGCGCTGAAGAAGGTGCTGAAGGCCAAGGGGCTGAACACCGGGCTCGGCGACGAGGGCGGTTTCGCGCCCGAGCTGCCCAGCAACCGCGACGCCCTCGACCTGATCATGGAGGCGATCCGGCAGGCCGGGTTCACCCCGGGCCGCGACATCGCGCTCGCGCTGGACGTCGCCGCGACCGAGTTCCACGCGGACGGCCAGTACACGTTCGAGGGCACGAAGCGGTCCGCCGACGACATGGCGGCCTACTACGGCGAGCTGCTCACCGAGTACCCGCTGGTCTCCATCGAGGACCCGCTCGACGAGGAGGACTGGACGGGCTGGGAGGGGCTCACGGCGGCGGTCGGCGACCGGGTGCAGCTCGTCGGCGACGACCTGTTCGTCACCAACCCCGAGCGGCTCGCCCGCGGCATCAAGTCCGGTGCGGCGAACGCGCTGCTGGTCAAGGTCAACCAGATCGGCACCCTGAGCGAGACGCTCGACGCGGTGTCGCTGGCGCAGACGAGCGGCTTCCGCTGCATGATGAGCCACCGGTCGGGCGAGACCGAGGACACCACGATCGCCGACCTGGCCGTCGCGACGAACTGCGGCCAGATCAAGACGGGCGCCCCGGCGCGCAGCGACCGGGTGGCGAAGTACAACCAGCTGCTGCGCATCGAGGAGCTGCTGGACGACGCCGCCCGCTACGCCGGCGCCGCCGCGTTCCCGCGGTTCACGCCGCGGGGCTGA
- a CDS encoding septum formation initiator family protein, with protein MAAEQDRRDASRDEPPGGVRRGAHALTSRAAILAVVMCAIALSLAYPVREYIAQRQEIAELRREEALARQKVERLEEQKRRLGDESYIEREATKRLHYCRPDVKCYIVLDGGGDGERRAAKDGESRRPPWYETLWRSVEAADRPR; from the coding sequence ATGGCAGCCGAACAGGACCGGCGGGACGCCTCCCGGGACGAGCCCCCGGGAGGCGTCCGGCGCGGCGCCCACGCGCTGACGAGCCGCGCCGCGATCCTCGCGGTCGTGATGTGCGCGATCGCGCTGAGCCTGGCGTACCCGGTGCGGGAGTACATCGCGCAGCGGCAGGAGATCGCCGAGCTGCGGCGGGAGGAGGCGCTGGCCCGCCAGAAGGTCGAGCGGCTCGAGGAGCAGAAGCGGCGGCTCGGCGACGAGTCGTACATTGAGCGTGAGGCCACCAAGCGGCTTCACTACTGCCGTCCGGACGTGAAGTGCTACATCGTCCTGGACGGCGGCGGCGACGGGGAGCGGCGGGCCGCGAAGGACGGCGAGTCGCGCAGGCCGCCGTGGTACGAGACGCTCTGGCGGTCCGTGGAGGCCGCCGACAGGCCGCGCTGA
- a CDS encoding DUF501 domain-containing protein: MIDERAEPAAGRISGEDEAAVAAQLGRVPRGVRRVAYRCPCGNPAVIETAPRLPDGTPFPTLFYLTCPKAASAIGTLEGSGAMRGMQERLADDPDLRAAYVRAHDDYLRRRDLAAREDGLEPLPEGMQSAGGMPERVKCLHALIAHELAVPGANPFGREGLDALPDWWRSGPCVHPDSTDEPDESDDPEEAR, from the coding sequence ATGATCGACGAACGTGCCGAGCCGGCGGCCGGCAGGATCTCCGGCGAGGACGAGGCCGCGGTCGCGGCCCAGCTCGGCCGGGTGCCGCGCGGCGTCCGGCGGGTGGCGTACCGCTGCCCGTGCGGGAATCCCGCCGTGATCGAGACGGCGCCGCGGCTGCCCGACGGGACGCCGTTCCCGACGCTGTTCTACCTGACGTGCCCGAAGGCCGCCTCGGCGATCGGGACGCTCGAGGGGAGCGGCGCCATGCGCGGGATGCAGGAGCGGCTGGCGGACGACCCGGACCTGCGGGCCGCGTACGTCCGGGCCCACGACGACTACCTGCGGCGCCGCGACCTGGCCGCCCGCGAGGACGGCCTGGAGCCGCTGCCCGAAGGCATGCAGAGCGCGGGCGGGATGCCCGAGCGGGTGAAGTGCCTGCACGCCCTGATCGCGCACGAACTCGCCGTCCCGGGCGCGAACCCGTTCGGGCGCGAGGGGCTGGACGCGCTGCCGGATTGGTGGCGGTCCGGCCCGTGCGTGCACCCCGACTCCACCGACGAGCCCGACGAGTCCGACGACCCCGAGGAGGCCCGGTGA
- a CDS encoding Ppx/GppA phosphatase family protein: MTRVAAVDCGTNSVRLLIADIDAAAGTLTDVERRMEIVRLGEGVDETGRLSPAALERTFTAMRGYAELIERHGAAGKVRVVATSATRDAANRDAFVRGVVDVFGVVPEVITGNEEAALSFTGATRELAGLRPARPYLVVDIGGGSTEFVLGSESVQAARSIDIGCVRMTERHLRDGDPPSPEQIAAAVADIDAALATVRETVPVDEARTLVGLAGSVTTVSGIALDLPEYDPSRIHLSRIMAAQVHEVTRRLLHATRDERSRFGVMHPGRVDVIGAGALILDRIMREYGFGAVVVSEHDILDGLAWSLA; encoded by the coding sequence GTGACGCGCGTCGCCGCCGTCGACTGCGGCACCAATTCCGTCCGCCTGCTGATCGCCGACATCGACGCGGCGGCGGGGACCCTCACCGACGTCGAGCGCCGCATGGAGATCGTCCGGCTCGGTGAGGGCGTGGACGAGACCGGGCGGCTGTCGCCCGCCGCGCTGGAGCGGACGTTCACCGCGATGCGCGGCTACGCGGAGCTGATCGAGCGGCACGGCGCCGCCGGCAAGGTCCGGGTCGTCGCGACGAGCGCGACCCGCGACGCCGCGAACCGCGACGCGTTCGTGCGGGGCGTCGTGGACGTCTTCGGCGTCGTCCCCGAGGTGATCACCGGGAACGAGGAGGCGGCGCTGTCGTTCACCGGCGCGACCCGCGAGCTGGCCGGGCTGCGCCCCGCCCGCCCCTACCTGGTGGTCGACATCGGCGGCGGATCCACCGAGTTCGTGCTGGGCAGCGAGTCGGTGCAGGCGGCGCGGTCCATCGACATCGGCTGCGTGCGGATGACCGAGCGGCACCTGAGGGACGGCGACCCGCCGTCGCCGGAGCAGATCGCGGCGGCCGTCGCCGACATCGACGCCGCGCTCGCGACCGTCCGGGAGACGGTGCCGGTGGACGAGGCGCGCACGCTGGTCGGGCTCGCCGGTTCGGTGACGACGGTGTCGGGCATCGCGCTCGACCTGCCCGAGTACGACCCGTCCCGCATCCACCTGTCGCGGATCATGGCCGCGCAGGTGCACGAGGTGACGCGGCGGCTCCTGCACGCGACGCGGGACGAGCGGTCCCGGTTCGGCGTCATGCATCCGGGGCGGGTCGACGTGATCGGCGCGGGCGCGCTGATCCTCGACCGGATCATGCGCGAGTACGGGTTCGGGGCGGTCGTGGTCAGCGAGCACGACATCCTCGACGGCCTGGCCTGGTCGCTCGCCTGA
- a CDS encoding DUF2510 domain-containing protein, which yields MSQPGWYPDPYGTGSLRWWDGRNWSDRLNPEPAVPARAPLPQRRPSGPAHAAAHAERSWQAAPAEQALDIAVHGHRLRADDHGVAYGNESLIWQYVEWVAYWTAGGADGSRRPAQWIFQVGRHPFHGGPRVEVVLDEASVPRHAPGAAGGAEEVWGRLIRLCQVRAEPRIVAQLAEHVRAGEAIDVAAGLTVHPGGVRGARVSLSWAAVSGAVVDGGRVWIRQATGRGAVLYVPQQNPNAVLLPALLDRLKG from the coding sequence TTGTCGCAACCCGGCTGGTATCCCGACCCCTACGGGACCGGCAGCCTGCGCTGGTGGGACGGCCGGAACTGGAGCGATCGCCTCAACCCCGAGCCCGCCGTCCCCGCCCGTGCCCCGCTGCCGCAGCGGCGCCCGTCCGGCCCCGCCCACGCGGCCGCCCACGCCGAACGCTCCTGGCAGGCCGCGCCCGCCGAGCAGGCGCTCGACATCGCCGTGCACGGGCACCGGCTGCGCGCCGACGACCACGGCGTCGCGTACGGGAACGAGTCGCTGATCTGGCAGTACGTCGAATGGGTCGCCTACTGGACGGCCGGCGGCGCGGACGGGTCGCGGCGGCCCGCGCAGTGGATCTTCCAGGTGGGGCGGCACCCGTTCCACGGCGGCCCCCGCGTCGAGGTGGTGCTGGACGAGGCGTCGGTCCCGCGGCACGCGCCCGGCGCCGCCGGCGGCGCGGAGGAGGTGTGGGGGCGGCTGATCCGGCTGTGCCAGGTCCGCGCCGAGCCGCGCATCGTCGCGCAGCTCGCCGAGCACGTCCGGGCGGGCGAGGCGATCGACGTCGCCGCCGGGCTGACCGTCCACCCCGGCGGGGTGCGGGGGGCGCGCGTGTCGCTGAGCTGGGCGGCGGTCTCCGGCGCCGTCGTGGACGGCGGCCGCGTCTGGATCCGGCAGGCCACCGGCCGGGGCGCCGTCCTCTACGTGCCCCAGCAGAACCCGAACGCCGTCCTCCTCCCCGCCCTGCTCGACCGGCTGAAGGGGTGA
- a CDS encoding uracil-DNA glycosylase, producing the protein MPTANAPFVPPGSGWPEDPATPDTPVAHDAAGVIELAESSPGLDELCARQSVCRACERLVEWRERVAVQRRRAFAGEEYWGRPVAGWGDPEPHVLIVGLAPAAHGGNRTGRIFTGDRSGDWLFASLHRVGLAARPTSVHAGDGQRLIGARVAAAVRCAPPDNKPTPAERTACLPWLAREVAAVAASVRCVVCLGGFAWQGVWPALKQAGYGVPRPRPKFGHGAEIMLEPPSGAPRRDPVLMLGCYHPSQQNTFTGRVTEQMLDDVFVRARDHA; encoded by the coding sequence ATGCCCACCGCCAACGCCCCGTTCGTGCCGCCCGGCTCCGGCTGGCCGGAGGACCCCGCGACCCCGGACACGCCCGTCGCGCACGACGCCGCCGGGGTGATCGAGCTGGCGGAGAGTTCCCCGGGACTGGACGAGCTGTGCGCGCGGCAGTCGGTGTGCCGCGCGTGCGAGCGGCTGGTGGAGTGGCGCGAGCGGGTCGCGGTGCAGCGCCGCCGGGCGTTCGCCGGCGAGGAGTACTGGGGGCGCCCGGTGGCCGGGTGGGGCGATCCGGAGCCGCACGTCCTGATCGTCGGGCTGGCCCCGGCCGCGCACGGCGGCAACCGCACCGGCCGGATCTTCACCGGGGACCGGTCGGGCGACTGGCTGTTCGCGTCCCTGCACCGGGTCGGGCTCGCGGCGCGGCCGACGAGCGTCCACGCGGGGGACGGGCAGCGGCTGATCGGCGCCCGGGTGGCGGCGGCGGTGCGCTGCGCGCCGCCCGACAACAAGCCGACGCCGGCGGAGCGCACGGCGTGCCTGCCGTGGCTCGCCCGCGAGGTCGCGGCCGTCGCGGCGTCCGTCCGGTGCGTGGTGTGCCTGGGCGGGTTCGCCTGGCAGGGGGTGTGGCCCGCGCTGAAGCAGGCCGGGTACGGGGTGCCGCGGCCGCGCCCGAAATTCGGGCACGGCGCGGAGATCATGCTGGAGCCGCCGTCCGGGGCGCCGCGCCGCGACCCCGTCCTGATGCTGGGCTGCTACCACCCGAGCCAGCAGAACACGTTCACGGGGCGCGTCACGGAGCAGATGCTGGACGACGTGTTCGTCCGGGCCCGCGACCACGCGTAG
- a CDS encoding NAD(P)/FAD-dependent oxidoreductase, whose amino-acid sequence MPSERTADSAKHIVIVGGGYVGMYTALRLQRKLRRELRRGEAAITVIDPQSYMTYQPFLPEAAAGNVEPRHVVAPLRGVLPRCRVVNGYVTKIEHAKRRVTLRPAGTTTAGVPERNVYYDRLVVALGSISKTLPIPGLAECGIGFKTIEEAIFLRNHVIHQLDIAASNPDDEQVRKRALTFVFVGAGFAGVEAMAELEDMARIACRWYPNIDPAEMRWTMVEATDRILPEVGPEMGRWTADALRARGIEVKLNTLLKSAQGRRIVLSDGEEFEAGTLVWTAGVKPHPVVKDSDLPLDERGRVRATAELTVDGAEHAYTAGDNAAVPDLSGTGEFTAPNAQHAVRQAKRLADNIVADMRGRPRKPYEHAYVGSVASLGLHKGVANVYGMKLRGWPAWFMHRTYHLSRMPTVNRKARITADWTLAMFFRREMVSLGELERPHEEFELAAGRLQDVPAPH is encoded by the coding sequence ATGCCTTCCGAGCGCACCGCGGATTCCGCGAAGCACATCGTGATCGTCGGCGGCGGTTACGTCGGCATGTACACCGCGCTCCGCCTGCAGCGCAAGCTGCGGCGCGAGCTGCGCCGCGGCGAGGCGGCCATCACCGTCATCGATCCGCAGTCGTACATGACGTACCAGCCGTTCCTGCCCGAGGCCGCGGCCGGGAACGTCGAGCCCCGGCACGTCGTGGCCCCGCTGCGGGGCGTCCTGCCGCGCTGCCGCGTCGTCAACGGGTACGTGACGAAGATCGAGCACGCCAAGCGGCGGGTCACGCTCCGCCCGGCGGGAACGACCACCGCGGGCGTCCCGGAGCGGAACGTGTACTACGACCGGCTCGTCGTCGCCCTCGGGTCGATCTCCAAGACGCTGCCGATCCCGGGCCTCGCGGAGTGCGGCATCGGTTTCAAGACCATCGAGGAGGCCATCTTCCTGCGCAACCACGTCATCCACCAGCTCGACATCGCCGCGTCCAACCCGGACGACGAGCAGGTGCGGAAGCGCGCGCTGACGTTCGTGTTCGTCGGCGCCGGGTTCGCGGGCGTGGAGGCGATGGCGGAGCTGGAGGACATGGCCCGCATCGCCTGCCGCTGGTATCCGAACATCGATCCCGCCGAGATGCGCTGGACGATGGTCGAGGCCACCGACCGGATCCTGCCCGAGGTCGGGCCCGAGATGGGCCGGTGGACGGCGGACGCGCTGCGCGCCCGCGGCATCGAGGTGAAGCTGAACACGCTGCTGAAGTCCGCGCAGGGACGGCGCATCGTGCTGAGCGACGGCGAGGAGTTCGAGGCCGGCACGCTGGTGTGGACCGCGGGGGTGAAGCCGCACCCGGTCGTCAAGGACAGCGACCTGCCGCTGGACGAGCGCGGCCGCGTGCGGGCGACCGCCGAACTGACCGTCGACGGCGCCGAGCACGCCTACACCGCCGGGGACAACGCGGCCGTCCCCGACCTGTCCGGCACCGGCGAGTTCACGGCGCCGAACGCGCAGCACGCCGTCCGGCAGGCCAAGCGGCTCGCCGACAACATCGTCGCGGACATGCGCGGCCGCCCGCGAAAGCCGTACGAGCACGCCTACGTCGGGTCGGTCGCCAGTCTCGGCCTGCACAAGGGCGTCGCGAACGTGTACGGGATGAAGCTGCGCGGCTGGCCGGCGTGGTTCATGCACCGCACCTACCACCTGTCGCGGATGCCGACCGTGAACCGCAAGGCGCGGATCACCGCGGACTGGACGCTCGCCATGTTCTTCCGCCGCGAGATGGTCTCGCTCGGCGAACTGGAGCGCCCGCACGAGGAGTTCGAGCTGGCCGCGGGGCGCCTGCAGGACGTGCCGGCCCCGCACTGA
- a CDS encoding Bax inhibitor-1/YccA family protein → MESRNPAFRGRSFQKRADGAAYGAPGHYGAPGMEQGYGAPGYGGSGYGVQAPPEAPPVTRPMTIDDVVVRGFMTLVTLVVTGALAWALVPVELAVPVMVVALLAMIGVWAFITFGRKANAPLVLAFAAIYGVAVGIISHAYNDVYHGVVFQAVIGTALAFAATLAAYALRIVRVTPKFVRFVIAAGAALVGLMIVNLLVQVFGGDGGIGIRDPENPLAYVFSVAAILVGCFFLLLDFDSVEQGVRAGAPEKFAWYCAFGLVLSLVWIYLEILRLLSYFYAGRD, encoded by the coding sequence ATGGAGAGCAGGAACCCGGCGTTCCGGGGCCGTTCCTTCCAGAAACGCGCGGACGGCGCCGCGTACGGCGCCCCCGGGCACTACGGCGCGCCGGGCATGGAGCAGGGGTACGGGGCGCCCGGGTACGGCGGCTCCGGGTACGGCGTGCAGGCACCGCCGGAGGCTCCGCCGGTCACCCGCCCGATGACCATCGACGACGTCGTCGTCCGCGGGTTCATGACGCTGGTCACCCTGGTGGTCACCGGCGCGCTGGCCTGGGCGCTGGTGCCCGTCGAGCTGGCGGTACCGGTGATGGTCGTGGCGCTGCTCGCGATGATCGGCGTCTGGGCGTTCATCACGTTCGGCCGCAAGGCCAACGCTCCGCTGGTGCTGGCGTTCGCCGCGATCTACGGCGTCGCCGTCGGCATCATCAGCCACGCCTACAACGACGTTTACCACGGCGTGGTGTTCCAGGCCGTGATCGGGACGGCGCTCGCGTTCGCCGCCACGCTCGCCGCGTACGCGCTGCGGATCGTCAGGGTCACGCCGAAGTTCGTCCGGTTCGTCATCGCGGCGGGCGCGGCCCTCGTCGGACTGATGATCGTCAATCTGCTGGTGCAGGTGTTCGGCGGCGACGGCGGCATCGGCATCCGCGACCCGGAGAACCCGCTCGCGTACGTGTTCAGTGTCGCGGCGATCCTGGTGGGCTGCTTCTTCCTGCTGCTGGACTTCGACTCCGTCGAGCAGGGCGTCCGGGCCGGGGCGCCGGAGAAGTTCGCCTGGTACTGCGCGTTCGGCCTGGTGCTGAGCCTCGTCTGGATCTACCTGGAGATCCTGCGGCTGCTGTCGTACTTCTACGCCGGTCGCGACTGA
- a CDS encoding DUF4287 domain-containing protein — protein sequence MSLNHSPETHSKLIARIPQVTGRDLPEWFTAIENGPSFSRCEERSTWLADEHNLTHGYAAALVREHERARRARHY from the coding sequence TTGTCACTGAACCACTCGCCGGAGACGCACAGCAAGCTGATAGCCCGCATCCCGCAAGTCACCGGACGTGACCTTCCCGAGTGGTTCACCGCGATCGAGAACGGACCGTCGTTCTCGCGCTGCGAGGAACGCAGCACCTGGCTGGCCGACGAGCACAACCTGACGCACGGCTACGCCGCCGCGCTGGTGCGCGAGCACGAGCGCGCCCGCCGCGCCCGCCACTACTGA